From the Lolium rigidum isolate FL_2022 chromosome 2, APGP_CSIRO_Lrig_0.1, whole genome shotgun sequence genome, one window contains:
- the LOC124688174 gene encoding uncharacterized protein LOC124688174 produces MASFTLHPLMPTVATAAAASTATTTYPARRSGSATLRRRRQPVTCKAEPSGGNSTVELAAGAAGLASSATVAWSLYTLKTTGCGLPPGPGGALGALEGVSYLVIAGLVGWSITTKVRTGSGLPAGPYGLLGAAEGVSYLTIAAIAVVFGLQFFQQGSIPGPLPSEQCFG; encoded by the coding sequence ATGGCGTCGTTCACCCTCCACCCACTGATGCCGACTgtcgccacggccgcggccgcttcCACAGCCACAACTACCTATCCCGCCCGCCGCAGCGGCTCTGCCAcactccggcgccgccggcaaCCAGTGACGTGCAAGGCCGAGCCCAGCGGCGGCAACAGCACCGTCGAGCTGGCCGCGGGGGCGGCCGGGCTGGCGTCGAGCGCGACCGTGGCGTGGTCACTCTACACGCTCAAGACGACGGGCTGCGGCCTCCCCCCGGGCCCCGGTGGCGCGCTCGGCGCGCTGGAGGGCGTCAGCTACCTCGTGATCGCGGGGCTCGTCGGGTGGTCGATCACCACCAAGGTGCGCACCGGATCGGGCCTCCCGGCGGGGCCCTATGGCCTCCTCGGCGCCGCCGAGGGCGTGTCGTACCTcaccatcgccgccatcgccgTTGTGTTCGGGCTGCAGTTCTTCCAGCAGGGATCGATCCCTGGTCCATTGCCGTCGGAGCAGTGCTTTGGCTAA
- the LOC124688172 gene encoding uncharacterized protein LOC124688172, whose protein sequence is MAISHLTRRLLRPTTTAARLLPGTSFPNPHAHARNPLLLLHPHRRFSTAPGSNPEAATGTAPEAATGTPPSLESMKHQEIEGPTVERDMSPLADEARAELDALRRATQRLSASLAVLGGAHLAAGAWIISGAAPVGVESAAAVQGVAAFAFPFTAALVLRRVIKPVAFFQRMEANGRLQVLTLCLQASKNVNLMLLRTRVVAISCALGVSVGSVAAILMR, encoded by the coding sequence ATGGCGATCTCCCACCTcacccgccgcctcctccgccccaCGACCACCGCCGCCAGGCTCCTCCCCGGCACGAGCTTCCCGAATCCACACGCCCATGCGCGCAACCCCCTCCTACTGCTCCACCCCCACCGCCGCTTCTCCACGGCCCCAGGGTCCAACCCCGAAGCCGCCACCGGCACCGCCCCGGAAGCCGCCACCGGCACACCCCCGTCTCTGGAATCTATGAAGCACCAGGAGATCGAGGGCCCCACGGTGGAGCGCGACATGTCGCCGCTCGCCGACGAGGCGCGGGCGGAGCTCGACGCCCTCCGCCGCGCCACGCAGCGCCTCAGCGCCTCCCTCGCGGTCCTCGGCGGGGCGCACCTCGCCGCAGGAGCGTGGATCATCTCCGGGGCCGCGCCCGTCGGGGTCGAGTCGGCCGCGGCGGTGCAGGGCGTTGCGGCGTTCGCGTTCCCCTTCACTGCCGCGCTGGTGCTGCGCCGCGTCATCAAGCCCGTCGCCTTCTTCCAGAGGATGGAGGCCAATGGGAGGCTGCAGGTGCTCACGCTCTGCCTCCAGGCCTCGAAGAACGTCAACCTCATGCTGCTCCGGACGCGGGTGGTCGCCATCTCCTGCGCTCTCGGAGTGTCTGTCGGGTCGGTAGCTGCGATCTTGATGCGGTAA
- the LOC124688173 gene encoding PRELI domain containing protein 3B gives MVVYTQEHVYRHPWDRVTAAAWRKFTDPASRTSLSHVADLHTLQRRVDTDTGRLHAARSITVRSPPLPFILRRLLPAAAASPSGAAICHCVETSLVDAPRRAMDVVVRNVSLRGIIEVEERSSFRPHPDRPDDWTQFRQETTIRCRPLAKLAAVAEKVETRCAERFLQNSAKGREVVERICRYLEAEAAGAAPSAV, from the coding sequence atggtggtgtacaCGCAGGAGCACGTCTACCGGCACCCCTGGGACcgcgtgacggcggcggcgtggcgcaagTTCACGGACCCGGCGTCCCGCACCTCGCTCTCCCACGTCGCCGACCTGCACACCCTGCAGCGCCGCGTCGACACCGACACCGGCCGCCTCCACGCCGCGCGCTCCATCACCGTGCGCTCCCCGCCGCTGCCCTTCATCCTGCGCCGCctgctcccggccgccgccgcctcgccctcgGGCGCCGCCATCTGCCACTGCGTCGAGACCTCGCTCGtcgacgcgccgcgccgcgccatggacgTCGTCGTCCGCAACGTCAGCCTCCGCGGCATCATCGAGGTCGAGGAGCGCTCCTCCTTCCGCCCCCACCCGGACCGCCCCGACGACTGGACGCAGTTCCGCCAGGAGACCACCATCCGCTGCCGCccgctcgccaagctcgccgccgtcgccgagaaGGTCGAGACCCGCTGCGCCGAGCGCTTCCTGCAGAACAGCGCCAAGGGGCgcgaggtcgtcgagcggatctgCCGGTACCTCGAGGCCGAGGCAGCCGGGGCCGCCCCGTCCGCCGTCTGA